In a single window of the Luteolibacter yonseiensis genome:
- the ppdK gene encoding pyruvate, phosphate dikinase → MATKKKAAQPAAKKTAPKAAKSAVKKSAVKKTASSKKVKYVYTWGAGKADGNGGMKALLGGKGANLAEMTRIGLPVPPGFTISTEVCTYFYDNSRTYPVSLQAEMEAGVKNMEKIMGAKFGDAKGMPLLVAVRSGARDSMPGMMDTILNLGLNDETVLSLAAATKNERFAWDCYRRFIQMYGDVVLGVQKAEGEDHEPFEVVIETFKHETYHKDIIDSDLTADDQKELVKRFKALVKERTGKGFPTNPWDQLRGAAGAVFGSWMNDRAIVYRRKYNIPAAWGTAVNVQAMVYGNTGETSGSGVAFTRDPANGKNEFWGEYLINAQGEDVVAGVRTPENVSTLKAALPKPYAELMKVRTILEKHFTDVQDIEFTVQEGKLFMLQTRNGKRTAAASLKFSMDMVKEKLIDWETAILRNPAEQLEQLLAPIFDLADVAKAKTLATGLPAGPGAASGKIYLNAERAVLAEARGEKVLLVRTETSPEDLRGMIAAEGILTSKGGVSSHAALVARQMGKVCVCGAGGVEIDYDKKTVTAAGKVFKEGDFMSIDGTSGKVFGGELKTAPSEIISGIVSGDKAAMATEKFKGFQQLMKWCEQATRMSVRTNADTPEQTRIALAFGAKGIGLTRTEHMFFEGDRIDAMREMILATTLEARKAALSKLLPYQREDFTGIFTVLKGLPATIRLLDPPLHEFLPHSKEQQNDLAKKLGVKVETIIQRVSDLHEFNPMLGHRGCRLGIAYPEITEMQARAIFEAAADVAKKKIKVKPEVMIPLVGFKKEFDLQAEIVHRVAKEVMSEKKVKFEYQVGTMIEVPRGALTADQIAENAEFFSFGTNDLTQTALGISRDDMGAFLLPYVENDVFAKNPFATLDTTGVGQLIETAVAKGRQTRPDIKLGICGEHGGDPDSVVFCHNVGLAYVSCSPYRVPVARLAAAQAAILEKRAAAAAKKK, encoded by the coding sequence ATGGCAACCAAAAAGAAGGCAGCGCAACCAGCCGCCAAGAAAACCGCTCCGAAAGCCGCCAAGTCCGCGGTCAAAAAATCGGCAGTGAAGAAGACCGCTTCAAGCAAGAAGGTCAAATACGTTTACACTTGGGGAGCTGGCAAGGCTGACGGCAACGGCGGCATGAAGGCGCTTCTCGGCGGCAAAGGTGCGAACCTCGCTGAAATGACCAGGATCGGTCTGCCGGTGCCTCCGGGCTTCACGATCTCCACAGAGGTCTGTACCTACTTCTACGACAACTCCCGTACCTACCCTGTCTCCCTCCAGGCGGAGATGGAGGCCGGTGTGAAGAACATGGAGAAGATCATGGGTGCCAAGTTCGGCGATGCGAAGGGCATGCCGCTTCTCGTGGCGGTCCGCTCAGGCGCCCGCGACTCCATGCCCGGCATGATGGACACCATCCTCAACCTCGGACTCAATGACGAGACCGTTCTCTCCCTGGCCGCCGCCACCAAGAACGAGCGCTTCGCATGGGACTGCTACCGCCGTTTCATCCAGATGTATGGCGACGTCGTGCTCGGCGTGCAGAAGGCCGAAGGCGAGGACCACGAGCCGTTCGAAGTTGTCATCGAGACTTTCAAACACGAGACCTATCACAAGGACATCATCGATTCCGACCTGACCGCCGACGACCAGAAGGAACTCGTCAAGCGTTTCAAGGCACTCGTCAAGGAGCGCACCGGCAAGGGTTTCCCAACCAATCCCTGGGACCAGCTCCGCGGTGCCGCGGGCGCCGTGTTCGGTTCCTGGATGAACGACCGCGCGATCGTGTATCGCCGCAAATACAACATCCCCGCCGCATGGGGTACCGCCGTGAACGTTCAGGCCATGGTCTATGGCAACACCGGCGAAACCTCCGGCTCCGGCGTCGCCTTCACGCGTGACCCGGCCAACGGCAAAAACGAATTCTGGGGTGAATACCTCATCAACGCACAAGGTGAGGACGTCGTCGCCGGTGTCCGCACCCCTGAGAACGTCAGCACCCTCAAGGCCGCCCTGCCGAAGCCATACGCGGAGCTGATGAAGGTCCGCACCATCCTTGAAAAACACTTCACGGACGTGCAGGACATCGAGTTCACCGTGCAGGAAGGCAAGCTGTTCATGCTGCAGACCCGTAACGGCAAGCGCACCGCCGCCGCTTCCCTCAAGTTCTCCATGGACATGGTGAAGGAAAAGCTCATCGACTGGGAAACCGCCATCCTGCGCAACCCCGCCGAGCAGCTCGAGCAGCTCCTCGCTCCCATCTTCGACCTCGCGGACGTCGCGAAGGCCAAGACCCTCGCCACCGGCCTTCCCGCCGGCCCGGGTGCCGCTTCCGGCAAGATCTATCTCAACGCCGAGCGCGCCGTGCTCGCCGAGGCACGCGGTGAGAAGGTCCTTCTCGTCCGCACCGAGACCAGCCCGGAAGACCTCCGCGGCATGATCGCCGCCGAAGGCATCCTCACCTCCAAGGGTGGTGTTTCCTCCCACGCCGCTCTCGTTGCCCGCCAGATGGGCAAGGTCTGCGTCTGCGGAGCGGGCGGAGTGGAAATCGATTACGACAAGAAGACCGTCACCGCGGCCGGCAAGGTGTTCAAGGAAGGTGACTTCATGAGCATCGACGGCACCAGCGGCAAGGTCTTCGGCGGAGAGTTGAAAACCGCTCCTTCCGAAATCATCTCCGGCATCGTCAGCGGTGACAAGGCAGCGATGGCCACCGAGAAGTTCAAGGGCTTCCAGCAGCTCATGAAGTGGTGCGAACAAGCCACCCGCATGTCCGTCCGCACGAACGCCGACACTCCGGAGCAAACCCGCATCGCACTCGCGTTCGGCGCGAAGGGCATCGGCCTCACCCGTACCGAACACATGTTCTTCGAAGGCGACCGCATCGACGCGATGCGCGAGATGATCCTCGCCACCACGCTCGAAGCGCGTAAGGCCGCCCTCTCGAAACTCCTCCCATACCAGCGTGAGGATTTCACCGGCATCTTCACCGTGCTCAAGGGCCTGCCAGCGACCATCCGTCTTCTGGACCCACCGCTTCACGAATTCCTTCCTCACAGCAAGGAACAGCAGAACGACCTCGCGAAGAAGCTGGGCGTCAAGGTTGAGACCATCATCCAACGCGTTTCCGACCTTCACGAGTTCAACCCGATGCTCGGCCACCGCGGCTGCCGTCTCGGCATCGCCTATCCGGAAATCACCGAGATGCAGGCACGCGCCATCTTCGAAGCCGCCGCTGACGTGGCGAAGAAGAAGATCAAGGTGAAGCCTGAGGTCATGATCCCGCTCGTCGGCTTCAAGAAGGAGTTCGATCTCCAGGCCGAGATCGTCCATCGCGTTGCGAAGGAAGTCATGTCCGAGAAGAAGGTGAAGTTCGAATACCAGGTCGGCACCATGATCGAAGTCCCACGTGGTGCTCTCACCGCCGACCAGATTGCAGAAAACGCCGAGTTCTTCAGCTTCGGAACCAACGACCTCACCCAGACCGCGCTCGGCATCAGCCGTGACGACATGGGCGCGTTCCTGCTGCCCTACGTTGAGAACGACGTGTTCGCCAAGAACCCGTTCGCCACGCTCGACACCACCGGTGTCGGCCAGCTCATCGAGACCGCTGTCGCAAAAGGTCGCCAGACCCGCCCCGACATCAAGCTCGGCATCTGCGGCGAACACGGTGGTGATCCTGACTCCGTGGTCTTCTGCCACAACGTCGGCCTCGCTTACGTGTCCTGCTCGCCATACCGCGTGCCGGTCGCCCGCCTCGCCGCCGCCCAGGCTGCGATTCTCGAGAAGCGCGCTGCCGCGGCAGCCAAGAAGAAGTAA
- the rho gene encoding transcription termination factor Rho, with protein sequence MRVMALTGGIASGKTTFCRLLEELLPGVVIFDCDAAVHRLMDSDGEVAEEVAGVFGPAALDGEGRIDRGFLRGRVFGDGVARGRLEGILHPRVRQECLDSLEQAAKRGAELFVADVPLLFEKGFDFGQTQVLVVASSRSTQVRRLKARNGFDDPLIESILAAQLPIQEKMSLADVVFWNEGSPAVLKFQIRRFVQPFLMIPPNESESPESQAPAVVATATPPPAFIDVNQFRLKPLAELQAMAEAVPAKIQGGISKSQLVYELLTFFCHEGSELVCEGIIEQTKDNVSVLRDPVRSFRPGPDDIHIAGHLNRDFGLRTGQKVKIKVRAPRERDKLLSGFEVIEIEGKPAAEFKASTEFDKLTPLFPDQRIHLEGEGNDFLGVRVIDLIAPLGKGQRGIIVAPPRGGKTILLKQIARSIRKNHPDAELIILLLDERPEEVTDFEETVGAQVYASTFDESPRRHAQVADLVIERAKRVVEQGKDVILLLDSLTRLARGHNSAMQGGPIGSGGVSPAALQKSRKFFGTARNVEEGGSLTILATALVETESRLDDVVFEEFKGTGNMEVRLDRELAERRVFPAIHIPQSGTRNDDRLYHPDEFLKVVDIRKQLAQQPIGDAIETLLANLKATKTNAELLLRGLR encoded by the coding sequence ATGCGGGTGATGGCACTGACCGGCGGGATCGCATCGGGGAAAACAACCTTCTGCCGGTTGCTGGAGGAGCTGTTGCCGGGCGTTGTGATTTTTGATTGCGACGCGGCGGTGCACCGGCTCATGGATTCGGACGGCGAAGTGGCGGAAGAAGTGGCCGGGGTTTTTGGTCCGGCTGCCTTGGATGGGGAGGGGAGGATAGATCGCGGTTTTTTGCGTGGGCGGGTGTTCGGCGACGGGGTGGCCCGGGGCAGATTGGAGGGTATCCTTCACCCGAGGGTTCGGCAGGAATGTCTTGATTCCCTGGAGCAGGCTGCTAAACGGGGGGCGGAATTATTCGTCGCGGACGTTCCGCTGCTGTTTGAGAAGGGTTTCGATTTCGGCCAGACTCAGGTGCTCGTCGTCGCTTCCTCCCGTTCCACACAAGTCCGGCGGCTCAAGGCGCGCAACGGTTTCGACGATCCTCTCATCGAGTCCATCCTTGCCGCACAGCTCCCGATTCAGGAAAAAATGTCCCTCGCGGATGTGGTTTTTTGGAACGAGGGGTCGCCTGCGGTACTCAAATTTCAAATCCGACGTTTCGTCCAACCATTTCTCATGATCCCTCCAAACGAATCCGAATCTCCGGAATCCCAAGCTCCCGCCGTGGTAGCCACCGCCACGCCGCCGCCTGCGTTCATTGACGTGAATCAATTCCGTCTCAAGCCACTGGCGGAGTTGCAAGCGATGGCCGAGGCCGTGCCCGCGAAGATCCAGGGCGGGATCTCCAAGAGCCAGTTGGTTTATGAGTTGCTGACGTTTTTCTGCCACGAAGGCTCGGAGCTGGTTTGCGAGGGCATCATCGAGCAGACGAAGGACAATGTCTCGGTCCTGCGGGATCCGGTGCGCAGTTTCCGTCCAGGTCCGGATGACATCCACATCGCCGGTCATTTGAACCGCGATTTCGGACTGCGTACCGGTCAGAAGGTGAAGATCAAGGTTCGTGCGCCACGCGAGCGTGACAAGCTGCTCTCGGGTTTCGAGGTGATCGAGATCGAGGGAAAACCCGCCGCGGAGTTCAAGGCGTCGACGGAGTTTGACAAGCTCACACCGCTTTTCCCGGACCAGCGCATCCATTTGGAAGGGGAGGGGAATGACTTCCTCGGTGTGCGCGTCATCGATCTCATCGCCCCTCTCGGCAAGGGGCAGCGCGGCATCATCGTGGCTCCGCCGCGTGGCGGGAAGACGATCCTGTTGAAGCAGATCGCGCGCTCGATCCGGAAAAACCATCCGGACGCGGAGCTGATCATCCTCCTGCTGGACGAGCGTCCTGAGGAGGTCACCGATTTTGAAGAGACCGTTGGCGCGCAGGTTTACGCATCCACTTTCGACGAGTCTCCACGGCGTCACGCGCAGGTCGCGGACCTGGTGATCGAGCGTGCGAAGCGTGTTGTCGAGCAGGGCAAGGACGTGATCCTGTTGCTGGACAGTCTCACCCGCCTCGCCCGCGGCCACAACTCGGCGATGCAGGGCGGCCCGATCGGCTCCGGCGGCGTGAGCCCGGCGGCGCTTCAGAAGTCGCGGAAGTTCTTCGGCACCGCGCGCAACGTCGAGGAGGGAGGCTCGCTCACCATCCTCGCCACAGCGCTTGTGGAGACGGAGAGCCGTCTGGATGATGTCGTCTTCGAGGAGTTCAAAGGCACAGGAAACATGGAGGTCCGCCTGGACCGGGAGCTTGCCGAGCGCCGGGTGTTTCCCGCCATCCACATCCCGCAGTCCGGCACCCGAAACGACGACCGCCTCTACCACCCGGATGAATTCCTCAAGGTGGTGGACATCCGCAAGCAGCTCGCGCAGCAGCCCATCGGCGATGCCATCGAGACCCTGCTGGCGAATCTGAAGGCGACCAAGACCAACGCGGAACTCCTGCTGCGCGGACTCCGCTGA
- a CDS encoding Amuc_1098 family type IV pilus outer membrane protein, protein MYRTSRTALALMAVASSMPVTVTVANAGEGSSLSGLAQREMIRRQDAVAQGDALLIEGRAAYEKGDYQQAVDKYRQALDGLPDAPMVSDRRQSYIAHLSDASVALAMQNRKVGKYSEARTLLEGVIAVDANNVDAKRELGYLDDPIRTNPALTYEHTKNVDQVRRALYTAEGNYNLGKYDDAKRNYEDVLRLDPYNSAARRGLEKLAAARSDYYRAAYDHTRAELLAQVDAAWELSVPPDAPELTNTTIGRDGPTEGVAYISRKLERIIIPRIDFEDTTVEEAIDFLRLRASELDVTETDPAKKGINFVIRRPRAAASAGPADPAAPGGADLPLGGADPGTLRVKELRVRNLPLAQALKYICDQTKLRYKVDDFAVTLVPATEAGDEIFTRSFTVPPDFQSSLDSGEDGGSGGAAADPFAESASGSGAKRLTARKPILDLLKANGIVFGEGSSATLSSGGSLLVTNTPSELDKVEQLVQSMNKAPKQVKITTKFVEISQENNDELGFDWIVNPFGLSNTVFGSGGTQGNQGGRTGGDFISPVNGTSVDGIPADPSQGTTNGVTNGLRSGDQAINRNNIDAILNNPSRTAQAANVAPGIAALTGLFSDGQVQLIMRGLAQKKGTDLMTAPSVTAKSQQKATIEIIREFIYPTEYEPPELPNSTGSTVTGGFGLGGGFGGGGGASFPVTPATPTAFDTRNTGVTLEIEPTIGENDFVIDLRFVPEIVEFEGFINYGSPIQSPSTDALGNPVVSVITENRIEMPVFSARRVNTQLTIYDGYTVAVGGLMREDVQNVEDKVPILGDIPIIGRLFQSKSENRIKSNLIIFVTAQIIDATGRPLRGPDAGSTVPVSAPASTGGGFDGGVLPDLPAPAN, encoded by the coding sequence ATGTATCGAACCAGTCGCACCGCCCTCGCGTTGATGGCCGTGGCATCCTCCATGCCCGTCACCGTAACGGTTGCGAACGCCGGCGAAGGCTCCAGCCTCAGCGGTCTCGCCCAGCGTGAAATGATCCGTCGTCAGGACGCTGTCGCCCAGGGCGACGCGCTTCTTATCGAAGGTCGTGCCGCTTATGAAAAGGGAGACTATCAGCAAGCTGTTGATAAATATCGCCAGGCACTGGACGGCCTGCCGGATGCGCCGATGGTCTCCGACCGCCGCCAAAGCTACATTGCGCACCTGAGTGACGCGAGCGTCGCTCTTGCCATGCAGAACCGCAAGGTCGGCAAATATTCCGAAGCCCGCACGCTTCTCGAGGGCGTCATCGCCGTCGATGCGAACAATGTCGATGCCAAGCGCGAACTGGGTTACCTCGATGATCCGATCCGCACCAACCCGGCTCTCACCTACGAACACACCAAGAACGTCGATCAGGTCCGCCGCGCGCTCTACACCGCCGAAGGCAACTACAACCTCGGCAAGTATGACGACGCCAAGCGCAATTACGAGGACGTGCTTCGTCTCGATCCTTACAACAGCGCCGCCCGCCGCGGACTTGAAAAACTCGCCGCCGCCCGTTCCGACTACTATCGTGCCGCTTATGACCACACACGCGCCGAGCTTCTCGCGCAGGTGGATGCCGCATGGGAACTTTCCGTTCCCCCCGATGCTCCTGAACTGACGAACACCACCATCGGACGAGACGGCCCGACCGAAGGTGTTGCTTATATCTCCAGAAAGCTTGAGAGAATCATCATTCCCCGCATCGACTTCGAAGACACCACGGTGGAAGAAGCGATCGATTTCCTCCGTCTCCGCGCATCCGAACTGGATGTGACCGAAACGGATCCTGCGAAAAAGGGAATCAACTTCGTGATCCGTCGTCCTCGTGCCGCAGCCTCCGCTGGTCCGGCCGATCCGGCCGCACCAGGTGGTGCCGACCTTCCTCTTGGCGGTGCTGATCCGGGAACCCTGCGTGTGAAGGAACTGCGCGTCCGCAACCTGCCTCTCGCACAAGCTCTCAAATACATCTGCGATCAAACCAAACTTCGTTACAAGGTTGACGACTTCGCGGTGACGCTCGTTCCTGCGACCGAAGCTGGCGACGAAATCTTCACCCGCAGCTTCACGGTGCCACCTGACTTCCAATCCTCGCTCGACAGTGGTGAGGACGGCGGTAGTGGCGGTGCTGCTGCGGATCCGTTCGCGGAATCGGCTTCCGGCAGCGGTGCGAAGAGACTGACTGCCCGCAAGCCGATCCTTGATCTCCTGAAGGCCAACGGAATCGTCTTCGGCGAAGGCAGCTCCGCAACCCTCAGCAGCGGCGGTTCGCTTCTGGTGACCAACACCCCTTCGGAACTCGACAAGGTCGAGCAGCTGGTTCAATCGATGAACAAGGCTCCGAAGCAGGTGAAGATCACCACCAAGTTTGTTGAAATCTCCCAAGAGAACAACGACGAGCTCGGCTTCGACTGGATCGTCAATCCATTCGGTCTTTCCAACACGGTCTTCGGCAGCGGTGGTACCCAAGGTAACCAAGGCGGCCGCACCGGTGGCGACTTCATCAGCCCGGTCAACGGAACTTCGGTGGACGGCATCCCTGCCGATCCTTCCCAAGGCACCACCAACGGCGTGACCAATGGTCTCCGCAGCGGTGACCAGGCGATCAACCGTAACAACATCGACGCGATCCTCAACAACCCGAGCCGCACCGCACAAGCTGCGAACGTCGCTCCTGGTATCGCCGCTCTCACCGGTCTGTTCTCCGACGGCCAGGTCCAGCTCATCATGCGCGGACTTGCCCAGAAGAAAGGCACGGACCTGATGACCGCTCCATCGGTGACCGCGAAGTCGCAACAGAAGGCGACGATCGAGATCATCCGTGAATTCATCTACCCGACCGAATACGAGCCCCCCGAACTTCCAAACAGCACCGGCAGCACCGTCACTGGTGGCTTCGGTCTCGGCGGTGGCTTCGGTGGCGGCGGTGGCGCCAGCTTCCCGGTCACTCCTGCGACGCCGACCGCGTTCGATACCCGTAACACCGGTGTCACGCTCGAAATCGAACCCACCATCGGTGAAAACGATTTCGTGATCGATCTCCGCTTCGTTCCTGAAATCGTCGAATTCGAAGGTTTCATCAACTACGGCAGCCCGATCCAGTCGCCATCCACGGACGCCCTCGGCAACCCGGTCGTTTCGGTCATCACCGAAAACCGCATCGAAATGCCGGTCTTCTCCGCCCGCCGTGTCAACACCCAGCTCACCATCTATGACGGTTACACCGTTGCGGTCGGCGGTCTGATGCGTGAGGATGTGCAGAACGTCGAGGACAAGGTGCCGATTCTCGGTGACATCCCGATCATCGGCCGCCTGTTCCAGAGCAAGTCGGAAAACCGGATCAAGAGCAACCTGATCATCTTCGTCACGGCGCAGATCATCGATGCGACCGGACGCCCGCTTCGCGGACCTGACGCAGGCAGCACGGTGCCGGTTTCGGCCCCGGCAAGCACTGGCGGCGGCTTCGATGGTGGCGTTCTTCCGGACCTTCCGGCTCCCGCCAACTGA